The Mustela erminea isolate mMusErm1 chromosome 18, mMusErm1.Pri, whole genome shotgun sequence genome has a window encoding:
- the HEATR9 gene encoding protein HEATR9 isoform X3 produces the protein MPERMILSPPFVPQNSGKSWLLFTCPCPATRQLKEGTPIQKFHLPMSKLTVKSRAGSKPSDPTGNPLKWQRLKELAKSLESPREQEQFYAAQALGCLGVSDKLVMEALWQVAHTGPEKVKYEACRSLAMLGCLQKHVIQVLITQLKGQNEGRMMDSLTGLRVALNSWAAVPKDKRTQVGDEEKLVPVLRMLINRSSNKAAVEAALCLGFLRPCSNTAQEFLLRCLSQGSKTQQMKALRMLVKMMHVHTATVTKAILDQLCYSRVLEHRFEATQMLKTVGLEKIQEQGLEGFTFNLLWRKTYNEPFLAMRQAVAEIVEELKMKPTMMNLVEAQLMNSNATARQEAVISLGVLGIRSLQVYHLLLDMLDTEKSQAVKKSLQETLTLLASIDPWIQNKLKNKVLCEYEVLKTNEEEGPTRFRKEPENPEELTIQDFRLAQLNPLFIAKSRATPDQKKKLSAQKGSAFPPCFSKPKHRAPATGPWTPKIRKQLRILAKTSQ, from the exons atgcctgAAAGGATGATTCTTAGCCCACCATTTGTaccacagaactcaggaaagtcaTGGCTCCTGTTCACCTGCCCTTGTCCTGCTACCAG GCAACTCAAAGAGGGCACGCCAATCCAAAAATTCCATCTCCCTATGAGCAAGCTGACTGTAAAATCTCGGGCAGGATCCAAGCCCTCAGACCCTACTGGGAACCCCCTGAAGTGGCAAAGATTAAAG GAACTCGCAAAAAGCTTGGAATCTCCCAGAGAACAGGAGCAGTTCTATGCAGCACAG gctctgggatgcctgggcgTCAGTGACAAGCTTGTCATGGAGGCACTATGGCAGGTG GCCCATACTGGTCCAGAGAAAGTGAAGTATGAGGCCTGTCGAAGCCTGGCCATGCTGG GTTGCCTGCAGAAGCACGTGATCCAGGTTCTCATCACACAGCTGAAGGGGCAAAATGAGGGGCGAATGATGGATTCTCTGACAGGGCTACGAGTGGCTCTGAACTCCTGGGCTGCTGTCCCCAAAGACAAG AGAACTCAAGTCGGGGATGAAGAGAAGTTGGTACCTGTGTTGCGGATGCTGATAAATAGGTCATCGAACAAAGCAGCTGTGGAGGCAGCCCTGTGCTTGGGTTTCCTGAGGCCCTGCAGCAACACAGCCCAGGAGTTCTTGCTGCGCTGCCTGAGCCAAGGGTCTAAAACGCAGCAGATGAAG GCACTCAGGATGCTGGTCAAGATGATGCACGTACACACGGCCACAGTCACCAAGGCCATCCTAGACCAGCTGTGCTATTCTCGTGTCCTCGAG CACCGCTTtgaagccacccagatgctcaaGACGGTTGGGCTGGAAAAGATCCAGGAGCAAGGGCTGGAGGGATTCACATTTAACCTGCTCTGGAGGAAGACGTATAATGAACCTTTCCTT GCTATGAGGCAGGCTGTGGCTGAAATCGTGGAAGAGCTCAAGATGAAGCCTACAATGATGAATTTGGTGGAGGC GCAACTGATGAACTCAAATGCCACTGCACGCCAAGAAGCAGTCATCTCTTTG GGCGTCCTGGGGATCCGCAGCCTACAAGTGTACCACTTGCTCCTGGACATGCTAGACACAGAAAAGAGCCAGGCTGTGAAGAAAAGT CTTCAAGAAACATTAACTCTCTTGGCCTCAATTGATCCCTGGATCCAAAACAAGCTGAAGAACAAGGTTCTCTGTGAATATGAGGTACTTAAGACTAATGAAGAGGAAGGGCCTACGAGGTTTCGGAAAGAGCCTGAGAACCCAGAAGAGTTAACTATCCAAGACTTCCGACTTGCACAGCTGAACCCCTTGTTTATTGCGAAGTCCAGAGCCACACcagaccaaaagaaaaagttgagtGCCCAGAAAGGCTCTGCCTTCCCACCCTGTTTCTCTAAACCAAAACACAGGGCACCAGCCACAGGGCCCTGGACACCAAAGATCAGGAAGCAGCTCCGGATCCTTGCTAAAACCTCCCAATAG
- the HEATR9 gene encoding protein HEATR9 isoform X2: MAPVHLPLSCYQMPKEEFPPSPECWRQHPSKPHSVPYCYFKKPEIYTHWHTLYDQRQEREAQKMLRKMRDHPRQLKEGTPIQKFHLPMSKLTVKSRAGSKPSDPTGNPLKWQRLKELAKSLESPREQEQFYAAQALGCLGVSDKLVMEALWQVAHTGPEKVKYEACRSLAMLGCLQKHVIQVLITQLKGQNEGRMMDSLTGLRVALNSWAAVPKDKRTQVGDEEKLVPVLRMLINRSSNKAAVEAALCLGFLRPCSNTAQEFLLRCLSQGSKTQQMKALRMLVKMMHVHTATVTKAILDQLCYSRVLEHRFEATQMLKTVGLEKIQEQGLEGFTFNLLWRKTYNEPFLAMRQAVAEIVEELKMKPTMMNLVEAQLMNSNATARQEAVISLGVLGIRSLQVYHLLLDMLDTEKSQAVKKSLQETLTLLASIDPWIQNKLKNKVLCEYEVLKTNEEEGPTRFRKEPENPEELTIQDFRLAQLNPLFIAKSRATPDQKKKLSAQKGSAFPPCFSKPKHRAPATGPWTPKIRKQLRILAKTSQ, encoded by the exons aTGGCTCCTGTTCACCTGCCCTTGTCCTGCTACCAG ATGCCAAAGGAAGAGTTTCCCCCCAGCCCAGAGTGCTGGAGGCAGCACCCGAGCAAGCCACATTCAGTGCCTTATTGCTACTTCAAGAAGCCTGAGATCTACACACACTGGCACACTCTGTATGATCAGCGACAGGAACGGGAAGCCCAGAAAATGTTGCGGAAAATGAGAGATCACCCTAG GCAACTCAAAGAGGGCACGCCAATCCAAAAATTCCATCTCCCTATGAGCAAGCTGACTGTAAAATCTCGGGCAGGATCCAAGCCCTCAGACCCTACTGGGAACCCCCTGAAGTGGCAAAGATTAAAG GAACTCGCAAAAAGCTTGGAATCTCCCAGAGAACAGGAGCAGTTCTATGCAGCACAG gctctgggatgcctgggcgTCAGTGACAAGCTTGTCATGGAGGCACTATGGCAGGTG GCCCATACTGGTCCAGAGAAAGTGAAGTATGAGGCCTGTCGAAGCCTGGCCATGCTGG GTTGCCTGCAGAAGCACGTGATCCAGGTTCTCATCACACAGCTGAAGGGGCAAAATGAGGGGCGAATGATGGATTCTCTGACAGGGCTACGAGTGGCTCTGAACTCCTGGGCTGCTGTCCCCAAAGACAAG AGAACTCAAGTCGGGGATGAAGAGAAGTTGGTACCTGTGTTGCGGATGCTGATAAATAGGTCATCGAACAAAGCAGCTGTGGAGGCAGCCCTGTGCTTGGGTTTCCTGAGGCCCTGCAGCAACACAGCCCAGGAGTTCTTGCTGCGCTGCCTGAGCCAAGGGTCTAAAACGCAGCAGATGAAG GCACTCAGGATGCTGGTCAAGATGATGCACGTACACACGGCCACAGTCACCAAGGCCATCCTAGACCAGCTGTGCTATTCTCGTGTCCTCGAG CACCGCTTtgaagccacccagatgctcaaGACGGTTGGGCTGGAAAAGATCCAGGAGCAAGGGCTGGAGGGATTCACATTTAACCTGCTCTGGAGGAAGACGTATAATGAACCTTTCCTT GCTATGAGGCAGGCTGTGGCTGAAATCGTGGAAGAGCTCAAGATGAAGCCTACAATGATGAATTTGGTGGAGGC GCAACTGATGAACTCAAATGCCACTGCACGCCAAGAAGCAGTCATCTCTTTG GGCGTCCTGGGGATCCGCAGCCTACAAGTGTACCACTTGCTCCTGGACATGCTAGACACAGAAAAGAGCCAGGCTGTGAAGAAAAGT CTTCAAGAAACATTAACTCTCTTGGCCTCAATTGATCCCTGGATCCAAAACAAGCTGAAGAACAAGGTTCTCTGTGAATATGAGGTACTTAAGACTAATGAAGAGGAAGGGCCTACGAGGTTTCGGAAAGAGCCTGAGAACCCAGAAGAGTTAACTATCCAAGACTTCCGACTTGCACAGCTGAACCCCTTGTTTATTGCGAAGTCCAGAGCCACACcagaccaaaagaaaaagttgagtGCCCAGAAAGGCTCTGCCTTCCCACCCTGTTTCTCTAAACCAAAACACAGGGCACCAGCCACAGGGCCCTGGACACCAAAGATCAGGAAGCAGCTCCGGATCCTTGCTAAAACCTCCCAATAG
- the HEATR9 gene encoding protein HEATR9 isoform X1, translating into MAYEKSADIFDISRSMFKYPWLEYPERTKELRKVMAPVHLPLSCYQMPKEEFPPSPECWRQHPSKPHSVPYCYFKKPEIYTHWHTLYDQRQEREAQKMLRKMRDHPRQLKEGTPIQKFHLPMSKLTVKSRAGSKPSDPTGNPLKWQRLKELAKSLESPREQEQFYAAQALGCLGVSDKLVMEALWQVAHTGPEKVKYEACRSLAMLGCLQKHVIQVLITQLKGQNEGRMMDSLTGLRVALNSWAAVPKDKRTQVGDEEKLVPVLRMLINRSSNKAAVEAALCLGFLRPCSNTAQEFLLRCLSQGSKTQQMKALRMLVKMMHVHTATVTKAILDQLCYSRVLEHRFEATQMLKTVGLEKIQEQGLEGFTFNLLWRKTYNEPFLAMRQAVAEIVEELKMKPTMMNLVEAQLMNSNATARQEAVISLGVLGIRSLQVYHLLLDMLDTEKSQAVKKSLQETLTLLASIDPWIQNKLKNKVLCEYEVLKTNEEEGPTRFRKEPENPEELTIQDFRLAQLNPLFIAKSRATPDQKKKLSAQKGSAFPPCFSKPKHRAPATGPWTPKIRKQLRILAKTSQ; encoded by the exons ATGGCCTACGAAAAATCAGCTGATATCTTTGATATCTCCAGGTCGATGTTCAAGTACCCATGGCTGGAATACCCAGAAAGGACCAAAG aactcaggaaagtcaTGGCTCCTGTTCACCTGCCCTTGTCCTGCTACCAG ATGCCAAAGGAAGAGTTTCCCCCCAGCCCAGAGTGCTGGAGGCAGCACCCGAGCAAGCCACATTCAGTGCCTTATTGCTACTTCAAGAAGCCTGAGATCTACACACACTGGCACACTCTGTATGATCAGCGACAGGAACGGGAAGCCCAGAAAATGTTGCGGAAAATGAGAGATCACCCTAG GCAACTCAAAGAGGGCACGCCAATCCAAAAATTCCATCTCCCTATGAGCAAGCTGACTGTAAAATCTCGGGCAGGATCCAAGCCCTCAGACCCTACTGGGAACCCCCTGAAGTGGCAAAGATTAAAG GAACTCGCAAAAAGCTTGGAATCTCCCAGAGAACAGGAGCAGTTCTATGCAGCACAG gctctgggatgcctgggcgTCAGTGACAAGCTTGTCATGGAGGCACTATGGCAGGTG GCCCATACTGGTCCAGAGAAAGTGAAGTATGAGGCCTGTCGAAGCCTGGCCATGCTGG GTTGCCTGCAGAAGCACGTGATCCAGGTTCTCATCACACAGCTGAAGGGGCAAAATGAGGGGCGAATGATGGATTCTCTGACAGGGCTACGAGTGGCTCTGAACTCCTGGGCTGCTGTCCCCAAAGACAAG AGAACTCAAGTCGGGGATGAAGAGAAGTTGGTACCTGTGTTGCGGATGCTGATAAATAGGTCATCGAACAAAGCAGCTGTGGAGGCAGCCCTGTGCTTGGGTTTCCTGAGGCCCTGCAGCAACACAGCCCAGGAGTTCTTGCTGCGCTGCCTGAGCCAAGGGTCTAAAACGCAGCAGATGAAG GCACTCAGGATGCTGGTCAAGATGATGCACGTACACACGGCCACAGTCACCAAGGCCATCCTAGACCAGCTGTGCTATTCTCGTGTCCTCGAG CACCGCTTtgaagccacccagatgctcaaGACGGTTGGGCTGGAAAAGATCCAGGAGCAAGGGCTGGAGGGATTCACATTTAACCTGCTCTGGAGGAAGACGTATAATGAACCTTTCCTT GCTATGAGGCAGGCTGTGGCTGAAATCGTGGAAGAGCTCAAGATGAAGCCTACAATGATGAATTTGGTGGAGGC GCAACTGATGAACTCAAATGCCACTGCACGCCAAGAAGCAGTCATCTCTTTG GGCGTCCTGGGGATCCGCAGCCTACAAGTGTACCACTTGCTCCTGGACATGCTAGACACAGAAAAGAGCCAGGCTGTGAAGAAAAGT CTTCAAGAAACATTAACTCTCTTGGCCTCAATTGATCCCTGGATCCAAAACAAGCTGAAGAACAAGGTTCTCTGTGAATATGAGGTACTTAAGACTAATGAAGAGGAAGGGCCTACGAGGTTTCGGAAAGAGCCTGAGAACCCAGAAGAGTTAACTATCCAAGACTTCCGACTTGCACAGCTGAACCCCTTGTTTATTGCGAAGTCCAGAGCCACACcagaccaaaagaaaaagttgagtGCCCAGAAAGGCTCTGCCTTCCCACCCTGTTTCTCTAAACCAAAACACAGGGCACCAGCCACAGGGCCCTGGACACCAAAGATCAGGAAGCAGCTCCGGATCCTTGCTAAAACCTCCCAATAG
- the HEATR9 gene encoding protein HEATR9 isoform X6, which yields MAYEKSADIFDISRSMFKYPWLEYPERTKELRKVMAPVHLPLSCYQELAKSLESPREQEQFYAAQALGCLGVSDKLVMEALWQVAHTGPEKVKYEACRSLAMLGCLQKHVIQVLITQLKGQNEGRMMDSLTGLRVALNSWAAVPKDKRTQVGDEEKLVPVLRMLINRSSNKAAVEAALCLGFLRPCSNTAQEFLLRCLSQGSKTQQMKALRMLVKMMHVHTATVTKAILDQLCYSRVLEHRFEATQMLKTVGLEKIQEQGLEGFTFNLLWRKTYNEPFLAMRQAVAEIVEELKMKPTMMNLVEAQLMNSNATARQEAVISLGVLGIRSLQVYHLLLDMLDTEKSQAVKKSLQETLTLLASIDPWIQNKLKNKVLCEYEVLKTNEEEGPTRFRKEPENPEELTIQDFRLAQLNPLFIAKSRATPDQKKKLSAQKGSAFPPCFSKPKHRAPATGPWTPKIRKQLRILAKTSQ from the exons ATGGCCTACGAAAAATCAGCTGATATCTTTGATATCTCCAGGTCGATGTTCAAGTACCCATGGCTGGAATACCCAGAAAGGACCAAAG aactcaggaaagtcaTGGCTCCTGTTCACCTGCCCTTGTCCTGCTACCAG GAACTCGCAAAAAGCTTGGAATCTCCCAGAGAACAGGAGCAGTTCTATGCAGCACAG gctctgggatgcctgggcgTCAGTGACAAGCTTGTCATGGAGGCACTATGGCAGGTG GCCCATACTGGTCCAGAGAAAGTGAAGTATGAGGCCTGTCGAAGCCTGGCCATGCTGG GTTGCCTGCAGAAGCACGTGATCCAGGTTCTCATCACACAGCTGAAGGGGCAAAATGAGGGGCGAATGATGGATTCTCTGACAGGGCTACGAGTGGCTCTGAACTCCTGGGCTGCTGTCCCCAAAGACAAG AGAACTCAAGTCGGGGATGAAGAGAAGTTGGTACCTGTGTTGCGGATGCTGATAAATAGGTCATCGAACAAAGCAGCTGTGGAGGCAGCCCTGTGCTTGGGTTTCCTGAGGCCCTGCAGCAACACAGCCCAGGAGTTCTTGCTGCGCTGCCTGAGCCAAGGGTCTAAAACGCAGCAGATGAAG GCACTCAGGATGCTGGTCAAGATGATGCACGTACACACGGCCACAGTCACCAAGGCCATCCTAGACCAGCTGTGCTATTCTCGTGTCCTCGAG CACCGCTTtgaagccacccagatgctcaaGACGGTTGGGCTGGAAAAGATCCAGGAGCAAGGGCTGGAGGGATTCACATTTAACCTGCTCTGGAGGAAGACGTATAATGAACCTTTCCTT GCTATGAGGCAGGCTGTGGCTGAAATCGTGGAAGAGCTCAAGATGAAGCCTACAATGATGAATTTGGTGGAGGC GCAACTGATGAACTCAAATGCCACTGCACGCCAAGAAGCAGTCATCTCTTTG GGCGTCCTGGGGATCCGCAGCCTACAAGTGTACCACTTGCTCCTGGACATGCTAGACACAGAAAAGAGCCAGGCTGTGAAGAAAAGT CTTCAAGAAACATTAACTCTCTTGGCCTCAATTGATCCCTGGATCCAAAACAAGCTGAAGAACAAGGTTCTCTGTGAATATGAGGTACTTAAGACTAATGAAGAGGAAGGGCCTACGAGGTTTCGGAAAGAGCCTGAGAACCCAGAAGAGTTAACTATCCAAGACTTCCGACTTGCACAGCTGAACCCCTTGTTTATTGCGAAGTCCAGAGCCACACcagaccaaaagaaaaagttgagtGCCCAGAAAGGCTCTGCCTTCCCACCCTGTTTCTCTAAACCAAAACACAGGGCACCAGCCACAGGGCCCTGGACACCAAAGATCAGGAAGCAGCTCCGGATCCTTGCTAAAACCTCCCAATAG
- the CCL5 gene encoding C-C motif chemokine 5 yields the protein MKVSAATFAVLLATAAFCAPASASPYASDTTPCCFAYISRRLPFTHIQEYFYTSSKCSMPAVVFVTRKHRQVCANPQKKWVRDHINSLEMS from the exons ATGAAGGTCTCCGCAGCTACCTTTGCAGTCCTCCTTGCCACCGCCGCCTTCTGcgctcctgcctctgcctccccat ATGCCTCGGACACCACcccctgctgctttgcctacatCTCCCGCCGACTGCCCTTCACCCACATCCAGGAGTATTTCTACACCAGCAGCAAGTGCTCCATGCCAGCGGTCGT CTTTGTCACCCGGAAGCACCGCCAAGTGTGTGCCAACCCACAGAAGAAATGGGTGCGGGACCACATCAACTCTTTGGAGATGAGTTAG
- the HEATR9 gene encoding protein HEATR9 isoform X5: MAGIPRKDQRQLKEGTPIQKFHLPMSKLTVKSRAGSKPSDPTGNPLKWQRLKELAKSLESPREQEQFYAAQALGCLGVSDKLVMEALWQVAHTGPEKVKYEACRSLAMLGCLQKHVIQVLITQLKGQNEGRMMDSLTGLRVALNSWAAVPKDKRTQVGDEEKLVPVLRMLINRSSNKAAVEAALCLGFLRPCSNTAQEFLLRCLSQGSKTQQMKALRMLVKMMHVHTATVTKAILDQLCYSRVLEHRFEATQMLKTVGLEKIQEQGLEGFTFNLLWRKTYNEPFLAMRQAVAEIVEELKMKPTMMNLVEAQLMNSNATARQEAVISLGVLGIRSLQVYHLLLDMLDTEKSQAVKKSLQETLTLLASIDPWIQNKLKNKVLCEYEVLKTNEEEGPTRFRKEPENPEELTIQDFRLAQLNPLFIAKSRATPDQKKKLSAQKGSAFPPCFSKPKHRAPATGPWTPKIRKQLRILAKTSQ; encoded by the exons ATGGCTGGAATACCCAGAAAGGACCAAAG GCAACTCAAAGAGGGCACGCCAATCCAAAAATTCCATCTCCCTATGAGCAAGCTGACTGTAAAATCTCGGGCAGGATCCAAGCCCTCAGACCCTACTGGGAACCCCCTGAAGTGGCAAAGATTAAAG GAACTCGCAAAAAGCTTGGAATCTCCCAGAGAACAGGAGCAGTTCTATGCAGCACAG gctctgggatgcctgggcgTCAGTGACAAGCTTGTCATGGAGGCACTATGGCAGGTG GCCCATACTGGTCCAGAGAAAGTGAAGTATGAGGCCTGTCGAAGCCTGGCCATGCTGG GTTGCCTGCAGAAGCACGTGATCCAGGTTCTCATCACACAGCTGAAGGGGCAAAATGAGGGGCGAATGATGGATTCTCTGACAGGGCTACGAGTGGCTCTGAACTCCTGGGCTGCTGTCCCCAAAGACAAG AGAACTCAAGTCGGGGATGAAGAGAAGTTGGTACCTGTGTTGCGGATGCTGATAAATAGGTCATCGAACAAAGCAGCTGTGGAGGCAGCCCTGTGCTTGGGTTTCCTGAGGCCCTGCAGCAACACAGCCCAGGAGTTCTTGCTGCGCTGCCTGAGCCAAGGGTCTAAAACGCAGCAGATGAAG GCACTCAGGATGCTGGTCAAGATGATGCACGTACACACGGCCACAGTCACCAAGGCCATCCTAGACCAGCTGTGCTATTCTCGTGTCCTCGAG CACCGCTTtgaagccacccagatgctcaaGACGGTTGGGCTGGAAAAGATCCAGGAGCAAGGGCTGGAGGGATTCACATTTAACCTGCTCTGGAGGAAGACGTATAATGAACCTTTCCTT GCTATGAGGCAGGCTGTGGCTGAAATCGTGGAAGAGCTCAAGATGAAGCCTACAATGATGAATTTGGTGGAGGC GCAACTGATGAACTCAAATGCCACTGCACGCCAAGAAGCAGTCATCTCTTTG GGCGTCCTGGGGATCCGCAGCCTACAAGTGTACCACTTGCTCCTGGACATGCTAGACACAGAAAAGAGCCAGGCTGTGAAGAAAAGT CTTCAAGAAACATTAACTCTCTTGGCCTCAATTGATCCCTGGATCCAAAACAAGCTGAAGAACAAGGTTCTCTGTGAATATGAGGTACTTAAGACTAATGAAGAGGAAGGGCCTACGAGGTTTCGGAAAGAGCCTGAGAACCCAGAAGAGTTAACTATCCAAGACTTCCGACTTGCACAGCTGAACCCCTTGTTTATTGCGAAGTCCAGAGCCACACcagaccaaaagaaaaagttgagtGCCCAGAAAGGCTCTGCCTTCCCACCCTGTTTCTCTAAACCAAAACACAGGGCACCAGCCACAGGGCCCTGGACACCAAAGATCAGGAAGCAGCTCCGGATCCTTGCTAAAACCTCCCAATAG
- the HEATR9 gene encoding protein HEATR9 isoform X4, translating into MAFKNSGKSWLLFTCPCPATRQLKEGTPIQKFHLPMSKLTVKSRAGSKPSDPTGNPLKWQRLKELAKSLESPREQEQFYAAQALGCLGVSDKLVMEALWQVAHTGPEKVKYEACRSLAMLGCLQKHVIQVLITQLKGQNEGRMMDSLTGLRVALNSWAAVPKDKRTQVGDEEKLVPVLRMLINRSSNKAAVEAALCLGFLRPCSNTAQEFLLRCLSQGSKTQQMKALRMLVKMMHVHTATVTKAILDQLCYSRVLEHRFEATQMLKTVGLEKIQEQGLEGFTFNLLWRKTYNEPFLAMRQAVAEIVEELKMKPTMMNLVEAQLMNSNATARQEAVISLGVLGIRSLQVYHLLLDMLDTEKSQAVKKSLQETLTLLASIDPWIQNKLKNKVLCEYEVLKTNEEEGPTRFRKEPENPEELTIQDFRLAQLNPLFIAKSRATPDQKKKLSAQKGSAFPPCFSKPKHRAPATGPWTPKIRKQLRILAKTSQ; encoded by the exons ATGGCCTTCAAG aactcaggaaagtcaTGGCTCCTGTTCACCTGCCCTTGTCCTGCTACCAG GCAACTCAAAGAGGGCACGCCAATCCAAAAATTCCATCTCCCTATGAGCAAGCTGACTGTAAAATCTCGGGCAGGATCCAAGCCCTCAGACCCTACTGGGAACCCCCTGAAGTGGCAAAGATTAAAG GAACTCGCAAAAAGCTTGGAATCTCCCAGAGAACAGGAGCAGTTCTATGCAGCACAG gctctgggatgcctgggcgTCAGTGACAAGCTTGTCATGGAGGCACTATGGCAGGTG GCCCATACTGGTCCAGAGAAAGTGAAGTATGAGGCCTGTCGAAGCCTGGCCATGCTGG GTTGCCTGCAGAAGCACGTGATCCAGGTTCTCATCACACAGCTGAAGGGGCAAAATGAGGGGCGAATGATGGATTCTCTGACAGGGCTACGAGTGGCTCTGAACTCCTGGGCTGCTGTCCCCAAAGACAAG AGAACTCAAGTCGGGGATGAAGAGAAGTTGGTACCTGTGTTGCGGATGCTGATAAATAGGTCATCGAACAAAGCAGCTGTGGAGGCAGCCCTGTGCTTGGGTTTCCTGAGGCCCTGCAGCAACACAGCCCAGGAGTTCTTGCTGCGCTGCCTGAGCCAAGGGTCTAAAACGCAGCAGATGAAG GCACTCAGGATGCTGGTCAAGATGATGCACGTACACACGGCCACAGTCACCAAGGCCATCCTAGACCAGCTGTGCTATTCTCGTGTCCTCGAG CACCGCTTtgaagccacccagatgctcaaGACGGTTGGGCTGGAAAAGATCCAGGAGCAAGGGCTGGAGGGATTCACATTTAACCTGCTCTGGAGGAAGACGTATAATGAACCTTTCCTT GCTATGAGGCAGGCTGTGGCTGAAATCGTGGAAGAGCTCAAGATGAAGCCTACAATGATGAATTTGGTGGAGGC GCAACTGATGAACTCAAATGCCACTGCACGCCAAGAAGCAGTCATCTCTTTG GGCGTCCTGGGGATCCGCAGCCTACAAGTGTACCACTTGCTCCTGGACATGCTAGACACAGAAAAGAGCCAGGCTGTGAAGAAAAGT CTTCAAGAAACATTAACTCTCTTGGCCTCAATTGATCCCTGGATCCAAAACAAGCTGAAGAACAAGGTTCTCTGTGAATATGAGGTACTTAAGACTAATGAAGAGGAAGGGCCTACGAGGTTTCGGAAAGAGCCTGAGAACCCAGAAGAGTTAACTATCCAAGACTTCCGACTTGCACAGCTGAACCCCTTGTTTATTGCGAAGTCCAGAGCCACACcagaccaaaagaaaaagttgagtGCCCAGAAAGGCTCTGCCTTCCCACCCTGTTTCTCTAAACCAAAACACAGGGCACCAGCCACAGGGCCCTGGACACCAAAGATCAGGAAGCAGCTCCGGATCCTTGCTAAAACCTCCCAATAG